Proteins encoded in a region of the Saccharothrix ecbatanensis genome:
- a CDS encoding ABC transporter permease — MSYAIADSMTMIGRSIRLGRRNAETLVMSIVLPLMMMALFVYVFGGAIETGTAYINYVVPGIILLCTGYGAASTAMAVANDMNSGMIDRLRSMPIRSFAVLTGHVTASVARNTMSTTIVVCAAIAMGFRPSASLVEWLAAAGLLLLYVLALSWLAAGLGAMAKSVEAASSMSFFMLFLPYLSSAFVPTETMPSFLQGISEHQPITPVIETVRGLLTGTPIGDKGWIALAWSVGLLIVSFVIATALYRRRITD, encoded by the coding sequence ATGAGCTACGCGATCGCGGACTCGATGACCATGATCGGCCGCAGCATCCGGCTCGGCCGGCGCAACGCGGAAACGCTGGTCATGTCCATCGTCCTGCCGCTGATGATGATGGCCCTGTTCGTATACGTCTTCGGCGGCGCCATCGAGACCGGCACCGCTTACATCAACTACGTGGTGCCCGGGATCATCCTGCTGTGCACGGGTTACGGCGCCGCGTCCACCGCGATGGCCGTCGCGAACGACATGAACAGCGGCATGATCGACCGCCTGCGGTCCATGCCGATCCGCAGCTTCGCCGTGCTGACCGGTCACGTGACGGCGAGCGTCGCGCGCAACACCATGTCCACCACGATCGTGGTCTGCGCGGCGATCGCCATGGGCTTCCGCCCGTCCGCGTCACTGGTGGAGTGGCTCGCGGCGGCCGGGTTGCTGCTGCTCTACGTGCTGGCGCTGTCGTGGCTGGCGGCGGGTCTCGGCGCGATGGCGAAGTCGGTCGAGGCGGCCAGCTCGATGAGCTTCTTCATGCTGTTCCTGCCGTATCTGAGCAGCGCGTTCGTGCCCACGGAGACCATGCCGTCGTTCCTGCAGGGGATCAGCGAGCACCAGCCGATCACGCCGGTGATCGAGACCGTGCGCGGCCTGCTCACCGGAACGCCGATCGGTGACAAGGGCTGGATCGCGCTGGCGTGGTCGGTCGGCCTGCTGATCGTGTCGTTCGTCATCGCCACCGCCCTCTACCGGCGGCGGATCACCGACTGA
- a CDS encoding amidohydrolase family protein, translating into MVVRVRGRALPHGEYVDLYADGDRWTTDPVRNVEAVVEGWLLPGLVDAHTHPGVEVPGEPLDDLMLRDHLRQHVDAGVTAIRSPGLAGEPPDWFGADPDLPRAWHAGPWLAQHGQFFDGWGRRVDHDEMAAVASAQAVRTGWVKIIGDWSSAGVPVPVDVLTGVVDAVHAVGGRVAVHTQQAGGGAAAVAAGVDSVEHGMLLEPELLTRMAEQGTALTPTLHGLQQVLPEVLRRDDSPGKRWFVEGARVHASLVAAAAEAGVRVLAGTDSLPHGRIMDEVRALAAAGMRPHDALAAASWDARAYLGLPGLEPGAPADAVVYAEDPRTDLDQLDHPIAVVLRGRLVRGGH; encoded by the coding sequence GTGGTTGTTCGGGTTCGTGGCCGTGCGCTCCCGCACGGCGAGTACGTCGATCTCTACGCCGACGGCGACCGGTGGACTACGGACCCGGTGCGGAACGTGGAGGCGGTGGTCGAGGGGTGGTTGCTGCCCGGACTGGTGGACGCGCACACCCACCCTGGCGTCGAGGTGCCGGGTGAGCCGCTTGACGACCTGATGCTGCGCGACCACCTCCGGCAGCACGTCGACGCGGGTGTGACGGCGATCCGGTCACCCGGGCTGGCCGGTGAGCCGCCGGACTGGTTCGGCGCCGACCCCGACCTGCCGAGGGCGTGGCACGCGGGGCCTTGGCTGGCGCAGCACGGGCAGTTCTTCGACGGCTGGGGTCGCCGGGTCGACCACGACGAGATGGCCGCCGTCGCCTCCGCGCAGGCCGTTCGCACCGGGTGGGTGAAGATCATCGGGGACTGGAGTTCGGCGGGTGTGCCGGTGCCGGTCGACGTGCTGACCGGCGTGGTGGACGCGGTCCACGCGGTGGGTGGGCGGGTCGCGGTGCACACGCAGCAGGCCGGTGGTGGCGCGGCGGCAGTGGCCGCCGGGGTCGACTCGGTGGAGCACGGGATGTTGCTGGAGCCCGAGCTGCTCACCCGCATGGCCGAGCAGGGCACGGCGCTGACGCCGACGTTGCACGGCCTCCAACAGGTGCTGCCGGAAGTGCTCCGCCGGGACGACAGCCCTGGTAAACGGTGGTTCGTCGAAGGCGCGCGGGTGCATGCGTCGCTGGTCGCCGCGGCGGCCGAGGCCGGTGTCCGGGTGCTGGCGGGCACGGATTCGCTGCCGCACGGGCGGATCATGGACGAGGTACGCGCCCTGGCCGCCGCGGGGATGCGACCGCACGACGCCCTGGCCGCCGCCTCCTGGGACGCGCGCGCCTACCTCGGGCTGCCCGGCCTGGAACCGGGAGCGCCGGCGGACGCCGTCGTCTACGCCGAGGACCCGCGGACGGACCTGGACCAGCTCGACCACCCGATCGCGGTGGTCCTGCGCGGTCGGCTCGTGCGTGGCGGCCACTGA
- a CDS encoding IS701 family transposase yields the protein MPTIAKNQYEQWLKIVYDRISVNFSRAEPRRRAWTYLTDLPRAHASGLRSRDGLGNYSGEQRADGVQRLLTSAQWSEAQVRDELRGIAVHYGGSTGGILYLAEVAFPKKGRNAVAVERQYSPETMRAEKCQIGLLLFHITAQGRVFLIDRELYVPKSWADDAQRCAQAGIPEDYSYRTKSAIGGIMVRRAFEAGIQPDFVISSVFCNDKLKLQKWLRYKQVPHLIAITAGEARQAQHYADDVALRPADVQRAADHHRLGDFDRRHPAANNGQETCAYKSGILHKVKLDGDAPAGFESSYLIASPSNQNTGPRSYFACYLRQRTPLAEITPIISLMQSSGAYCKRAKEEIGLGHYEVRSWRGWYRHITLAMAAHTALELAREPNSALRIA from the coding sequence ATGCCGACCATAGCCAAGAACCAGTACGAACAATGGCTCAAGATCGTGTACGACCGCATATCGGTGAACTTCAGCCGCGCCGAACCGCGCCGGCGGGCGTGGACCTACCTGACCGACTTACCCCGGGCGCACGCCTCGGGGTTGCGGAGCAGGGACGGTCTCGGCAACTACTCGGGTGAACAGCGCGCGGACGGCGTCCAGCGGCTGCTGACCAGCGCCCAGTGGAGCGAGGCGCAGGTGCGCGACGAGCTGCGCGGCATCGCCGTCCACTATGGAGGGAGCACCGGCGGGATCCTGTACCTGGCCGAGGTCGCGTTCCCCAAGAAGGGTCGCAACGCGGTCGCGGTGGAGCGCCAGTACAGCCCCGAGACGATGCGGGCCGAGAAGTGCCAGATCGGGCTCCTGCTGTTCCACATCACGGCGCAGGGACGGGTGTTCCTGATCGACCGGGAGCTGTACGTGCCGAAGAGCTGGGCCGACGACGCGCAGCGGTGCGCGCAGGCCGGCATCCCCGAGGACTACAGCTACCGCACCAAGTCCGCCATCGGCGGCATCATGGTCCGCCGGGCGTTCGAGGCGGGCATCCAGCCGGACTTCGTCATCTCGTCCGTCTTCTGCAACGACAAGCTGAAGCTCCAGAAGTGGTTGCGCTACAAGCAGGTCCCCCACCTCATCGCGATCACCGCGGGCGAGGCGAGACAGGCGCAGCACTACGCCGACGACGTCGCTTTACGGCCGGCCGACGTGCAGAGAGCGGCGGACCACCACCGACTCGGCGACTTCGACCGTCGGCACCCGGCAGCGAACAACGGCCAGGAGACCTGCGCCTACAAGAGCGGGATCCTGCACAAGGTCAAGCTGGACGGCGACGCGCCGGCGGGGTTCGAGAGTTCTTACCTGATCGCCTCGCCCTCCAACCAGAACACCGGGCCACGGTCGTACTTCGCTTGCTATCTGAGGCAGCGGACGCCGTTGGCGGAGATCACCCCGATCATCTCCCTGATGCAGTCCTCGGGCGCGTACTGCAAGCGGGCGAAGGAGGAGATCGGCCTTGGCCACTACGAGGTGCGCAGCTGGCGTGGCTGGTACCGGCACATCACCCTCGCCATGGCCGCGCACACCGCGCTGGAACTGGCCCGCGAACCCAACTCCGCGCTCCGGATCGCGTGA
- a CDS encoding SAM-dependent methyltransferase, with product MLGGGHNFAVDRAVGEQIETAMPGLRNAARVNRKFLGRVVRYMAGQGVRQFLDIGSGIPTVGNVHEVAQAEAPECRVLYVDRDPVAVAHSELMLVGNDNAAVVQADMRDPEAILGSDEARRLLDFDQPVGLLMLLMLHWVPDESDPLGLLARYRDALAPGSFLAITHVTGDHQGENLTEATDVIKRSKSPDQVNLRSHAEVTRLFDGFGLVEPGLVGCGEWHPAGPADIASEPGMNMLVYAGVGRKS from the coding sequence ATGTTGGGTGGCGGGCACAACTTCGCGGTCGACCGCGCCGTCGGCGAGCAGATCGAGACCGCCATGCCCGGACTCCGCAACGCGGCCCGCGTCAACCGCAAGTTCCTCGGCCGCGTGGTCCGGTACATGGCGGGCCAGGGCGTGCGGCAGTTCCTCGACATCGGCTCCGGCATCCCGACCGTCGGCAACGTGCACGAGGTCGCCCAGGCCGAGGCACCCGAGTGCCGCGTCCTCTACGTCGACCGTGATCCCGTGGCGGTGGCGCACAGCGAGTTGATGCTGGTCGGGAACGACAACGCGGCCGTCGTGCAGGCCGACATGCGTGACCCGGAGGCGATCCTGGGCAGCGACGAGGCGCGTCGGCTGCTGGACTTCGACCAGCCCGTCGGCCTGCTCATGCTGCTGATGCTGCACTGGGTGCCGGACGAGTCGGACCCGCTGGGGCTGCTGGCCCGGTACCGGGACGCGCTGGCGCCCGGCAGCTTCCTGGCGATCACCCACGTCACCGGGGACCACCAGGGCGAGAACCTGACCGAGGCGACCGACGTGATCAAGCGGAGCAAAAGCCCTGATCAGGTGAACCTGCGTTCCCATGCCGAGGTGACGCGGTTGTTCGACGGCTTCGGACTGGTCGAACCGGGACTGGTCGGCTGCGGTGAGTGGCACCCCGCCGGACCTGCCGATATCGCCTCCGAACCGGGGATGAACATGCTGGTCTACGCGGGGGTCGGGCGAAAGTCCTGA
- a CDS encoding putative bifunctional diguanylate cyclase/phosphodiesterase, with translation MPYPSRRPEATPPPGRGRELLARKWSYLLSGAVVVPLTRDELDRELSDRLDELCAVLHAEPSAGSGAERAVERLGERLVGLGYVGEDGLRVTAEVLGKGLLALPEFQPVERYASRIVSALGSLACGFLAAGRRAVFEQQESMQLSMLKAVRDAQWNLKESEARFEEVATSSSSGILVVDLDGKLVRANAAIGDILGYTTEELTGFALLDLVHPDSVKVLGRALQALVEGGQERVRQPQRLLRKDGDVARISLTVSLLRGADDQPGHFVAVIEDGTELMLLQSELNRQALHDVSTGLPNRQYFSTYLESALRRADPVRGVTLFHLDVDAFGMVCNSLGRRTGERLLVHVAQRLKAVMAREKAMIARFEGDEFGILVENAVGTPDVGTIVAEINRELAEPVYFDDCGLAVSVSVGVVRRPPAEWEPANVMRAAEQALRRAKSRRRGQWELFHHGQDASDRRVDALAVAMPGAWEHGEIGVRYQPVVGLAGRALAGVAARLHWDRGEGSLDHAGCVGLAERTGLILPLGEWRLATACGQVGWWGASGFAVPLHVGLTRHQSCDGDLVRRVRRVLDDTGLAASRLVVGMPVAVLAESDAVDNLTVLAELGVGVSLEEFGLGPDDLAAASELRVGSVRVASRLVGRQARGEAEYLAGLVELVRAAGVRVLVDGVETEEQAEWWRAAGAVAAMGSLFGAPVAAGEFSTGLPDTIG, from the coding sequence ATGCCGTACCCCAGTCGAAGACCAGAGGCCACGCCACCACCCGGTCGTGGTCGGGAACTCCTTGCGCGGAAGTGGTCGTACCTGCTCAGCGGCGCCGTAGTCGTTCCGCTGACGAGGGACGAACTCGACCGCGAATTGAGCGACCGGTTGGACGAGCTGTGCGCGGTGCTGCACGCCGAGCCTTCCGCCGGTTCGGGGGCGGAGCGGGCGGTCGAGCGGCTCGGTGAACGGCTGGTCGGGCTCGGGTACGTAGGCGAGGACGGCCTGCGCGTCACCGCCGAGGTGCTCGGGAAGGGGCTTCTCGCGCTGCCCGAGTTCCAGCCCGTCGAGCGTTACGCGTCGCGGATCGTGTCCGCGTTGGGGTCGTTGGCGTGCGGGTTCCTGGCGGCCGGCAGGCGTGCGGTGTTCGAGCAGCAGGAGTCGATGCAGCTGTCGATGCTGAAGGCGGTCCGCGACGCGCAGTGGAACCTGAAGGAGAGCGAGGCGCGGTTCGAGGAGGTCGCCACTTCGTCGTCCAGCGGGATCCTGGTGGTGGACCTGGACGGGAAGCTGGTGCGGGCGAACGCGGCGATCGGCGACATCCTCGGGTACACGACGGAGGAGCTGACGGGCTTCGCGCTGCTGGACCTGGTGCACCCGGATTCGGTGAAGGTGCTGGGTCGGGCGTTGCAGGCGTTGGTCGAGGGCGGTCAGGAACGGGTCCGGCAGCCGCAGCGGTTGCTGCGCAAGGACGGCGACGTCGCGCGGATCTCGTTGACGGTGTCGTTGCTGCGCGGGGCGGACGACCAGCCGGGGCACTTCGTGGCCGTGATCGAGGACGGCACCGAGCTGATGCTGTTGCAGTCGGAGCTGAACCGGCAGGCGCTGCACGACGTGTCGACCGGGTTGCCGAACCGGCAGTACTTCAGCACGTACCTGGAGAGTGCGCTGCGGCGGGCGGATCCGGTGCGCGGGGTGACGTTGTTCCACCTTGACGTGGACGCGTTCGGGATGGTGTGCAACAGCCTCGGGCGGCGGACCGGCGAGCGGCTGCTGGTGCACGTGGCGCAGCGGTTGAAGGCCGTTATGGCGCGGGAGAAGGCGATGATCGCCCGGTTCGAGGGTGACGAGTTCGGCATCCTGGTGGAGAACGCGGTCGGCACGCCGGATGTCGGGACGATCGTCGCCGAGATCAACCGGGAGCTGGCGGAGCCGGTGTACTTCGACGACTGCGGGCTGGCCGTGTCGGTGAGCGTGGGCGTGGTGCGTCGGCCGCCGGCCGAGTGGGAGCCGGCGAACGTGATGCGTGCGGCGGAGCAGGCGTTGCGGCGGGCGAAGTCGCGTCGGCGCGGGCAGTGGGAGTTGTTCCACCACGGGCAGGATGCGAGTGATCGGCGGGTGGACGCGCTGGCCGTGGCCATGCCGGGGGCTTGGGAGCACGGGGAGATCGGCGTGCGGTACCAGCCGGTGGTGGGGTTGGCCGGGCGTGCGTTGGCGGGGGTTGCGGCGCGGTTGCACTGGGATCGTGGTGAAGGGTCGCTGGATCACGCCGGTTGCGTCGGGTTGGCGGAGCGGACGGGGCTGATCCTGCCGTTGGGCGAGTGGCGGTTGGCGACGGCTTGCGGTCAGGTGGGTTGGTGGGGTGCGTCCGGGTTCGCGGTGCCGTTGCACGTGGGGTTGACCAGGCATCAGTCGTGCGACGGTGACCTGGTCCGGCGGGTGCGGCGGGTGTTGGACGACACGGGGTTGGCGGCGTCGCGGCTCGTGGTGGGGATGCCGGTGGCGGTGTTGGCGGAGTCGGACGCCGTGGACAACTTGACGGTGTTGGCCGAGCTGGGGGTCGGGGTTTCGTTGGAGGAGTTCGGGTTGGGGCCGGACGACTTGGCGGCGGCGTCGGAGTTGCGGGTCGGGTCGGTGCGGGTGGCGTCGCGGTTGGTGGGGCGGCAGGCGCGGGGTGAGGCGGAGTACTTGGCCGGGTTGGTGGAGTTGGTGCGGGCGGCGGGGGTGCGGGTTTTGGTGGATGGGGTGGAGACGGAGGAGCAGGCGGAGTGGTGGCGTGCGGCGGGTGCGGTGGCTGCCATGGGGAGCCTTTTCGGGGCGCCGGTGGCGGCGGGCGAGTTTTCTACGGGTTTGCCGGACACGATTGGGTGA
- a CDS encoding SRPBCC family protein, with translation MAAVGEATTVIACPAEDILAFIMDVEAYKAVDPRLRTIKWVRRTENETVFRFRPELAGMPAPLSTQRVVLTPGKRVDIVQAPHPMNRMAGFRGLLECTPDGDGTRVRRRLEFCFAPPMSWLLDARVERWLAEDIPAELARLKAHLEQRSNPL, from the coding sequence ATGGCGGCAGTGGGAGAGGCGACGACGGTCATCGCGTGTCCGGCCGAGGACATCCTGGCGTTCATCATGGACGTCGAGGCGTACAAGGCGGTCGACCCGCGGTTGCGGACGATCAAGTGGGTGCGCCGGACGGAGAACGAAACGGTGTTCCGGTTCCGGCCCGAACTGGCCGGCATGCCGGCGCCGCTGAGCACCCAGCGAGTCGTGTTGACGCCTGGGAAACGCGTGGACATCGTTCAGGCCCCGCATCCGATGAATCGGATGGCCGGCTTCCGGGGCCTCCTGGAGTGCACCCCGGACGGTGACGGCACGAGGGTCCGGCGGCGGCTGGAGTTCTGCTTCGCGCCGCCGATGAGTTGGCTCCTCGACGCCAGGGTCGAGCGCTGGCTGGCGGAGGACATCCCGGCCGAACTGGCCCGGCTCAAGGCCCATTTGGAGCAACGGTCGAACCCGTTGTGA
- a CDS encoding DUF1905 domain-containing protein, whose amino-acid sequence MHTVTGEVRRFDGPGGWYYVDVPEDVVEGFMERRGLVPVVARVGVTEWRTSLLPKGDGTKFLALKAAVRKAKELDEGDEVTVLLGPP is encoded by the coding sequence GTGCACACGGTGACGGGTGAGGTGCGGCGGTTCGACGGGCCGGGTGGGTGGTACTACGTCGACGTGCCGGAGGACGTCGTCGAGGGGTTCATGGAGCGGCGAGGGCTCGTGCCGGTGGTGGCGCGCGTCGGTGTCACCGAGTGGCGGACGTCGTTGCTGCCCAAGGGGGACGGCACCAAGTTCCTCGCGCTGAAGGCCGCGGTGCGGAAGGCTAAGGAGCTGGACGAGGGCGACGAGGTGACCGTGCTCCTCGGCCCACCGTGA
- a CDS encoding TetR/AcrR family transcriptional regulator, translating to MSRKRPDQPKGRLSFSERRAVILAAASEVLAANGYEQASMREIAKASKVTTPVLYDHFRSKIDLYLAVVQHHAEKLIVSWSARPPTADTSELFKQSSKAFFSWIRQNEESWRILFLDNPRDPAAVQAHQQVRGLATEAVARLLETLPPTRIPGSVDAADANLAIAAHLTGSGNALASWWWDNRDISTETIVELNYELVWNGLGSFMGERAE from the coding sequence ATGTCGAGGAAACGTCCGGACCAGCCAAAAGGCCGGCTGTCGTTCAGCGAACGGCGAGCCGTCATCCTGGCCGCGGCAAGCGAGGTGCTCGCCGCGAACGGGTACGAGCAGGCGTCGATGCGGGAGATCGCCAAGGCCTCCAAGGTGACCACTCCCGTGCTCTACGACCACTTCCGCTCCAAGATCGACCTCTACCTGGCGGTCGTCCAGCACCACGCCGAGAAGCTCATCGTGAGCTGGTCGGCCCGGCCGCCGACAGCCGACACCTCCGAACTCTTCAAGCAGAGCAGCAAGGCGTTCTTCTCGTGGATCCGCCAGAACGAGGAAAGCTGGCGAATCCTCTTCCTGGACAACCCCCGTGATCCGGCCGCGGTCCAAGCGCACCAACAGGTTCGCGGCCTGGCCACCGAGGCGGTGGCGAGACTTCTCGAAACGCTTCCGCCGACCAGGATTCCCGGTAGCGTCGATGCCGCCGACGCAAACCTGGCGATCGCGGCGCACCTCACCGGGTCGGGCAACGCGCTCGCCAGCTGGTGGTGGGACAACCGGGACATTTCGACCGAAACGATCGTCGAACTGAACTACGAGCTGGTGTGGAACGGGTTGGGCTCGTTCATGGGGGAACGAGCGGAGTGA
- a CDS encoding DoxX family membrane protein produces the protein MWMIEFSSRLDAPVNALRALSIPLLRGSLGVVFVWFGALKVTGTTPVGELVAGTVPWLEPRSFVFALGLVEVALGVALMVGRRLRWVALIVVLHLCGTLLTLVVQPSVAFQTGNPLLLTITGEFLVKNLVLITAGLAIMSADAPVRQRVSQTGSARR, from the coding sequence ATGTGGATGATCGAGTTCTCGTCCCGTCTGGATGCGCCTGTGAATGCGTTGCGGGCGTTGAGCATTCCCCTCCTGCGAGGGTCGCTTGGCGTGGTCTTCGTGTGGTTCGGCGCCCTTAAGGTCACCGGCACCACGCCGGTCGGCGAACTGGTCGCCGGAACTGTTCCCTGGCTCGAACCGCGATCTTTCGTGTTCGCACTCGGACTAGTGGAAGTGGCGTTGGGTGTCGCCCTGATGGTGGGTCGCCGGTTGCGCTGGGTAGCGCTGATCGTCGTGCTCCACCTGTGCGGCACGCTCTTGACGCTCGTCGTGCAGCCGTCCGTCGCGTTCCAGACGGGCAACCCGCTGCTCCTCACCATCACCGGCGAGTTCCTGGTCAAGAACCTGGTCCTGATCACCGCCGGCCTGGCGATCATGTCGGCCGACGCACCCGTGCGGCAGCGGGTGTCGCAGACCGGCTCCGCCCGGCGGTGA
- a CDS encoding ATP-binding cassette domain-containing protein yields the protein MIVEASGLRKAYGSTAVLDGIDLEVAEGSVFALLGPNGAGKTTTIRILSTLTKPDAGKLRVAGYDVVREAAKVRGVISLTGQYAAVDDEQTGRENLVMVGRLMHLGRPKARDRAGELLERFDLVDAADRRVKTYSGGMRRRLDLAMSLVAAPKVIFLDEPTTGLDPSSRNTMWDAIRDLVRTGTTIFLTTQYLEEADRLADRIMVLDNGKVAAYGTADALKAKVGGDRLDLRFTSAAALGVAATRLGGFTDPERLVLSVPSDGTATHLHFVLDDLRTANVVPAQVSSHRPTLDDVFLALTAREGVPA from the coding sequence ATGATCGTTGAGGCGAGTGGCCTGCGCAAGGCGTACGGGTCGACCGCGGTGCTGGACGGGATAGACCTGGAGGTCGCCGAGGGGTCGGTCTTCGCGTTGCTGGGTCCCAACGGCGCCGGCAAGACCACCACCATCCGCATCCTGTCCACGCTGACCAAGCCGGACGCGGGGAAGCTGCGGGTGGCCGGGTACGACGTGGTGCGCGAGGCCGCCAAGGTGCGCGGCGTGATCAGCCTGACCGGCCAGTACGCCGCCGTGGACGACGAGCAGACCGGCCGGGAGAACCTGGTCATGGTCGGTCGCCTGATGCACCTCGGCCGACCGAAGGCGAGGGACCGCGCGGGCGAACTGCTGGAGCGGTTCGACCTGGTCGACGCCGCCGACCGCCGGGTCAAGACGTACTCCGGCGGCATGAGGCGCCGGCTCGACCTGGCGATGAGCCTCGTCGCCGCCCCCAAGGTGATCTTCCTGGACGAGCCGACCACCGGCCTCGACCCGTCCAGCCGCAACACCATGTGGGACGCCATCCGCGACCTGGTCCGCACCGGCACCACGATCTTCCTCACCACCCAGTACCTGGAGGAGGCCGACCGGCTCGCGGACCGGATCATGGTGCTGGACAACGGAAAGGTCGCCGCCTACGGCACCGCGGACGCGCTCAAGGCCAAGGTCGGCGGAGACCGGCTGGACCTCCGCTTCACGTCCGCCGCCGCGCTCGGCGTCGCGGCCACCAGGCTCGGCGGCTTCACGGACCCGGAACGGCTCGTGCTCAGCGTCCCGTCCGACGGCACCGCCACGCACCTGCACTTCGTGCTGGACGACCTGCGCACCGCGAACGTCGTGCCCGCACAGGTCTCCTCGCACCGCCCGACCCTCGACGACGTCTTCCTCGCCCTGACCGCCCGTGAAGGAGTGCCCGCATGA
- a CDS encoding TetR/AcrR family transcriptional regulator: MTDENGLPTEIALLWGLREPARRGRKPALSVPDITRAAIEVADTEGLGAVSMARVAKQLGNSTMALYRHVNSKDELLKLMSDAALNDPPEMPADIEWRDGLTLWANSVLATLREHPWYASIPLDGPPIGPRNLAWFDSALGALADTSLEEAEKVGVVMGLLTFVHGEIRLTAELAESFRDNPEAFGRAYSQALRLVVDPRKLPALGRVVAAGVFDFDTLYDEVEVEADFRFGLNLYLDGIAAYLARRADVT, translated from the coding sequence ATGACCGACGAGAACGGCCTGCCAACGGAGATCGCGCTGCTCTGGGGGCTGCGTGAGCCGGCGCGACGTGGCCGGAAACCGGCGCTCTCGGTGCCCGACATCACCCGGGCCGCGATCGAGGTCGCCGACACCGAAGGGCTGGGTGCCGTGTCGATGGCCAGGGTGGCGAAGCAGCTGGGCAACTCGACGATGGCGCTCTACCGGCACGTGAACAGCAAGGACGAGCTGCTCAAGCTGATGTCCGACGCGGCGTTGAACGACCCGCCGGAGATGCCCGCGGACATCGAGTGGCGCGACGGGTTGACGTTGTGGGCGAACAGCGTGTTGGCGACGCTGCGCGAACACCCTTGGTACGCCTCGATCCCGCTGGACGGGCCGCCGATAGGGCCGCGGAACCTGGCGTGGTTCGACTCCGCGTTGGGTGCTCTGGCCGATACTTCGTTGGAAGAGGCGGAGAAGGTCGGCGTGGTGATGGGGCTGCTGACGTTCGTGCACGGCGAGATTCGGTTGACGGCGGAGTTGGCGGAGAGCTTCCGGGACAACCCGGAGGCGTTCGGCCGGGCGTACTCGCAGGCGTTGCGACTGGTGGTGGACCCGCGGAAGTTGCCGGCGCTAGGGCGGGTGGTGGCTGCCGGCGTGTTCGACTTCGACACGCTCTACGACGAGGTCGAGGTGGAGGCCGACTTCCGTTTCGGCCTGAACCTGTACCTGGACGGCATAGCCGCCTACCTGGCCCGCCGGGCTGACGTGACCTGA